From Manihot esculenta cultivar AM560-2 chromosome 18, M.esculenta_v8, whole genome shotgun sequence:
AGAAGAATTCAAATAGTTTAAAGCAAACCCAACTAAAGAATTTTATTAGTAATGGGACAGTGAAAAAGGTAAGAGCGACAGCCATAATACCTAATTAACAATGTCAATCATTGTCATCAAAGCACGTGACAAAAGTTAAATTAGTCTTCTAAAGATTCTGTGTCGTCTTTCCACACTGCCTGTGCTGTGGAATCCAATCGATATTCTAATATATTACCAAttttatatcttaattttttattgctcAATTTTAATcacaattattaattaattttatattttatttaggtaattttagaaatatatgatttgcatcaaaatattatttaacatACAAAATTGTTAACTAAAAAGATATTTTATCATGTGTAACCAAGTCTGCTGCCAAaactgaaaagaagaaaaaaaaaaaaatctttttcgcTCTGTTTGAGAATAGGAGATAAAGACTGTGATCGAATGCTGAACGCCGTACACTAGCACTGGCGTAGACGCGTTAAGTTAAGTAGACAGGTAGGGAGCCCAGCTTTAATGAGAGAGTGATGGATGAGCAGCATCTCCAACCGGTGTGGGCCACGGagtcatataaaaattaaaacaagtaaAAACCTTATTCTGACATTATTTGTATTTATTAGACGGCACTTTCTATTAATCTAACTAACTCACACAGTACACAGTGTTAAGCGTAGTCCCTCCCCCATTGGATCTACAACACTTTCTGTCAATATCAAagctttcatttaatttaccCTTTAACCAACCACTCaccctaaaatttttaatttttaattttaaataaatataaattttattgcatTTAGATTTTTATATTGTGTTCATTAATGCTGTAATTGAAAGTTTACATATTGCTTACATTGTATTCGTGTACAAGGTCAGGGAGCAAGGAAGGAAAATAATAAAccttttctctttgattacttatttttcagtttaagggaagaaaaaaaaattaagagcgatgaataaaaaaatttactattcatCATTTATTTTTGATAGAAAATAAGATATAAAGGGAGAAAAACAAGTTGAAAAAGCAATTTGTAGAATTCATAAGtaatttgcttttttttttataatggaaattaattatcaaaaaaatgtaatttaaatattattaaaaatgaataacataataaaattaaattctaaataatataaaatataaaattttagataaatataatattataatgtaAATAACGTTCTATTATGATAAGAATTTTATCACTTATAGAAATTATAGAATATAATTTAAAcaagtaatttattatttaaaaataaaaatatttttatttttattttctctcctatCCAAAAAGTTTTTCAAATACAGTATTGTAGTTAGACACTTTAGAACATTTTCacgcatttaatttttttataataaattttaaaaaaataaattctaattttttcaTTCCAGTATTGATTCTTTAATTAAGCTTGATcttcatattttcttttatttatttgcttttaattataattgaaatttgATATTCTCAAAATTACTAATTAGAGAAAATCACGAGgagttatatttttaaataaggcAAAAAGATTATAAAGTTAACGTTTTTAACGTAAAATTAATACttggaaattaaattatttaagaaattatCTCTTGAGCGTTAAAGTTAAATTTCTTTAGATCTTTTGCATTTCTAATAAAAAGAGAATAATTATTAAAGATAACTACTTTtgtacttaaaaaaaaaatcttctacGATATGTGAGGATAAAACAGTAAATTGATCACATCTCGAaccttttattttccttttatcttTAAAGAAACAAAATCCCAACTTTACCGCCATCAATTATACACGTGTTCATGGAGCAGTATTGTTTCATCCACGCGCATTGCGCGTGACATACTGAGGTCCACTGACACGAAAGCTCCGTGAACACCCCAACACAGTGCTCAAACAGGATAAAAGAGAGGGAGGCGTGCAGTCATCCCCGTTACATTTTTTTTTGCCATTTCAAAAAATGGACTCTATTGCTCTCTTTTGCACTGGAGCTCTCCTCGCCGGCGGCATCTACTGGTTCGTTTGCATTCTCGGCCCAGCAGAGCAGAAAGGCAAACGGGCTGTAGATCTTTCTGGCGGCTCGATCTCTGCCGAGAAAGTCCAGGACAACTACAAGCAGTACTGGTCCTTCTTTCGCCGCCCAAAAGAGATCGAAACAGCAGAGAAAGTCCCCGATTTCGTCGACACATTCTACAACTTAGTCACCGATATTTACGAGTGGGGATGGGGCCAGTCCTTCCACTTTTCTCCGTCAGTCCCAGGGAAGTCCCACCGTGATGCGACGCGCCTCCATGAAGAGATGGCCGTCGATCTCATCGACGTCAAGCCTGGAGATCGAATCTTAGATGTGGGATGCGGCGTTGGTGGGCCTATGCGTGCCATCGCCGCCCACTCACGCGCCAATGTTGTGGGCATCACCATCAACGATTACCAGGTGAACCGTGCGCGTTTGCACAACAAGAAAGCTCGCCTAGATTCGCTCTGCGAAGTTGTGTGTGGGAATTTCCTGGAGATGCCATTCCCGGAAAACAGCTTCTACGGTGCATACTCTATTGAAGCTACATGCCACGCGCCGAAGCTGGAAGAGGTATATGCGGAGATCTTCCGAGTATTGAAGCCTGGATCTCTCTACGTGTCCTATGAATGGGTCACAACTGACAAGTACAATGCTAACAATCCTGAACACGTAGAGATCATTCAAGGCATTGAAAGAGGAGATGCCTTGCCTGGGCTCCGAAGCTACACAGATATCGCCGAGACGGCGAGGAAAGTCGGGTTCGAGGTGGTGAAAGAGAAGGACTTGGCAAAACCACCGGCACAGCCATGGTGGACGAGACTTAAAATGGGTAGGATCGCCTACTGGAGGAATCACCTTCTCATTACAATATTAGCTGCCTTGGGGATAGCTCCAAAGGGAACCGTGGATGTCCACGAGATGCTTTTCAGAACCGCGGATTATCTGACAAAGGGAGGCGACACTGGGATTTTCACTCCGATGCATATGATTCTCTGCAGAAAACCTGAAACACCCTCAAATTCTTAATCGAAGAGATGGTTTGAGGTAACACCAGGTTAATTATGTTGCAGCAACTCTAATTCCACCACTTCCCCATTTCCCTTTGTTaccttatttttctttcttttaggttttttctttttcatttctaCATCTCGATTTTTGTTATGATCTTTTGTATGTTTGTTCtggaatttatttaaatgtcgTGGCTGGATCTTGGCCTTGAAGTTAAAACTTCTGCTAGAttatttttccatttttattAATGTGAAGAACATGTTTCCTGGATTTTTCATTACTCGCATAAAAAGAAATTGTAAAGGCGCTTTTGCAAAGAAAAGGCGTAGCTAGGTGGGCAGGGGCCAGCAGTCCAGCACTGGTTCTTGACTTTTGCTCTGGGATAATTCAGCCAAATGGATACAGCTTTTTGTGGCTGTAGGTTTGTCTTGTTATCcctagtttttctttttccttttttcttctaCAGtggttgaaaaagaaaagatatattCAGTTCTATCTGTTTCGCAACCTTTTTAGAAGATGAAAAGAAACTgcttgaatttgaaattttggtAGGATGTCATGTTGACTATGGGATTGGGCTGGATCCTCTCATTTACCGGTGGATATTAATAGAGGGGTATTTGTGGGCAGCTCACTCGAGGCTAAAAAGTGGAAAGATTTTGGGCAATGTATGCAATCTCAAGGAGTAATTGAAGGATGAGTAGCTTGGAGGTCCCACGTTCTGAATCTTCTCCAAGATTTCTTATTAAATTTGGTGATGTTTCCCTGAATAGAGTCCGGTCATGAGAGAGTTGCACCGTGGATGATACGATACGATACGACTTCATTTCAGCAAAGCTTGTGTTTCTAATATTATATGTTTATGTTAGGACGCATAGCGAAAGAACTTGGCTGTTCTTTACACAGTTCATTAAGGATTTTTGGAAATATTTTGTTTTTGGCTATTTTTTTGGTTAGGAAAGAAATTGCATTCCTTTTGGCATAAAATCCTTCCCCCTAAAAGCAAACTGGGAAGTATTCAGCTAACCAAGTAGATCTTCTAGAAATTGCAATCATAGATGGAAACTTCTTAGTCCCCACTTCCCTTTCATTATCCTTTCACTTGATCCCACAATTTTTATCTGCCAAACGTCATGATTATTAGCAACTCATAAATGTGGATTATGATGATTATAAAATGTAATTCCTATTTTGGTTTAGACCATTCAGGCACTGAAAATAGTAGCCCAACaaacttacttttatttttttcttctctccttTTTAAGATTGAAATCtctaaaaattttactttaaaaactcTTACTCCCTTCTAAACACAGAGATTTAAggtttttaaatcttaaaaaacTTTTGATTACCCTGAAAAACGTCCAAGCAAAAAAGAgtgtaaaatgtaaaattttccTCCTATATTGCAAGGCTCGGCTAAAAATTCAGGCGTAAGAGGCATCTGGCCCATACCCGAAACTCAAATAATTCGAGCATTAAGCCCATGAAGTATTTACATAGCCCCCGCAAAGcccaaaatatgaaattttcgTTGTTAAGAAACTAAATATAGTTTCAGCTTGCGATTATTCCGGTTAAATACTCCGTTATCTAATTATTCAAAATATCTATATATTCGTAAATTACAAACGTAAGATTTTGTAGTGTCCAATACTATAAATTCATTTGCGTTGTGATTTTATGATATTGCTTATAGCATTTGCTTGAAGAGCACTAATAAAAATCTAGATAAGCCCAGATTTGTGCATATCGTGCTGCCCACACAGCCAGCGAGTATCAACTCCAGAGACCTTTTCAGCTGGCCGCCGGCCCTGCTTTTCTCTGTGCTTCTCCCGAGTCCCATCTCCCCACTATTTGCTGCCTCAAACACATTCTTTGACATGTCTACAATCAACCAATTTCTTCTCAAAGCCACCATCTGCTCCTTCAACTACCCCTAGAAGCAATCTTCGTTTCCATGATTCCTTTCTATATATACCATTTGCCTCTAAACATAAACCTTAGCAACAAAATTACTAGACAAAAACAGGACAAACTTCATCGTACAGGCCACAGTTGCCCCCAGAGACCAAAGAGTACAACAAATCCGCAGTAAAGAAGATTTCAATGAAGCTCTTAAAATGGCAAAGGACAGGCTTGTGGTTGTGGAATATGCTGCTAGTCGCAGCGCCCATAGCAGCAAAATTTATCCTTTCATGGTGGACTTCCTGATCTAATTGTTGCAAAGATagatagaataataaaattggaATAGTGTTGGatactattttaataatttatgttgCAATCccataaatttatatgtaatttgtaactcattttttaaaaaagaaagaataaagtaaaaaatgatagtatttttttatatataaatacatattatttatagtgtaaaaaataattgtgataaactgttaaaaaaatttataaaattttcaaccatataaaatcttataaaataagataattatatttgaaatctaaaatattttaaatatcaaaactGAATATTTATTAGtgagttaaaatattttgaaatataaatttatttttacaataattctccgcatatttcaaaaaaattttcatcatTGAATTCAATATTTGAGGATATGTGTTTTGAATCTGATATATTTTAAACTATGAATCAgatctaaattaataaaattaaacatacAAAATAATTGGTAAGACATCAAAACTCTTTTATGTAAACTAATatctcatcaatctcataaaacTCCACACATTTTGTTATCAATACTGTTTTGCGCTAATAGGCCATGCACACGCCTAATAGTtaataagtattttaaaaattatgtcacACTTATATAGGTGATATCATCAAGTGTATACTGTTGTTTATACGCCGCccataaaatatatgaatataattaagaGCTTTCAATTCATCATCTCATTATCTTATTAATACAGTCTAGCATTTCTCACACTATAAAAATGGACAACGTTACATAATACTAACATAACTAATAAGTGATTTGCATTTACTCATACGAACTTTTTTCATGGACCTCTAATGATAAAGATTAGGTTTATATCACTGTTAATTTCATATTGGCTCAAGTCTCATTCtatttcatatttcatttattaatttttttcttaaaaatatagttAAGAATTTGGACAAATCCAGTTTGACTtcacataattaattaatataattacatTTCTTCAATCATATcattttgataattaattaatataattatatttcttCAATCATATCATTTCTTCAATCATATCATGTCTTATATGAACATGTTTACTTTtactattgaaaattttattctttataatAGTTATTGCCTTGTACTATTCACAATAtacaaatgatattgattttattcttaataaagtgtttactaaaaaattttttagtCACTCAAACTTCATTATCATTTAATTTCAAAGCAATAAACTTTGATTATATAGTAGTTTTGAcacaataattaattttcaattaattgcgtcaccatctaaattaaatatataattactaatgaattttatctcatttaaatttaagttataATTAATATCACTGTATTCTTTTAATATAGTGGAACATCCACTATAAATAATATCATAACTCATAGTACTCTcaaataattcttaaatttgattaaaatagtTCAATGACTATGGTTAAATTATATGTAAATTTGCTGTCTACATAGTATAAGCtattttaaatctaaaaaattcattaaatataataatcttCCACTAAATTGAGCAATTATATCATCTCGAAATTTCTTTCAGAATTAGCATTATACGGGTGTTCACTAGTTTGATATTGAAATGTCTAAACTTTTTTACTCTTATGATATAATTAtactattattataattttaatacccCAAATCACATTtgctttttttatatatattttatatcaaatttataaataaaaaaatatttaatttcatatacTATATTATAACTTGTGTCAAATATAAACAATCATTTATGAACAAATAATCACATATTCATTATGTATAaacttttattaatatatacatTAGCCAAAATTTAGTGAAATATCTCGTATACTATTCAAGGtgtttattttaaactatataaaaattcaagaattttatttatttgaatataAACAAAACAAACCTTTATACCACATAAAATATAAGCatatttttagtaaaataaacccacacttttaaatattttaggttaattttataacaaatttCATAATTCATAGGAGTCttatgaatttaatattttgttttcttttcctACATTACTTTTAATGctactataaataaaataaatataagtatgtgcaagaataataataattcataataatttattttaaaagaccACTGAAATCCTACTAAAAACATTAGGTGCTACTTAAaatttaacgattaaaattattGTCCCTAATCGAATTATTaaatccttttttattttttttgagacTTTCTCGACATAAAactatagaaataaaaatttaaaattaaaaaatataattaaaaagtaaacaaTTGACTTAATAGGAATTTTTAAAAGTGTATCCACTTTCACATTTTATCTTACTAAGTATGATTGTTTCAATTTTTCGACGTTTGATatttagttttttcttttttaacgttTCGGCTTACTATGATTCTCTTCATTTCAATTTTTCTATAAGTCGTATTGGacactattttattttataatcttctagaattaaataaattgttttaaaattttaaatttaagaatcaggataataaaaatttatttttaatttataaccaCAAGAGAAAatatagagaaaaaaataaaaaatgagagtgtttttcttataaaaatacaatttatttattataaaaaaataattgtaataaactattataaaaatttcaagataatataattaaattaataacagtaaaaaaaatttcatacataaaattttcgctataaaaaattaaaaatattaaaaatttaaaattaaatatatattaatagattaaaatcttttaaaatataaatttatttttacaacaGACAATACATAAAACACGAGAGCTTTGCAAGGGGAGAGAAAGTAGACAAAGTTCATCGCTTCAGCTTCTACAAAGAATCACGAAGAGGGAGGAATTGGCTCAGATCAGCTCATTTCAGAGGATATGTTCTACACTATGGAGACAACCACTCTGCCATGGTGCAGCTACACTGCAAAGAAGATGTGGAGAAGTTCATCGATGATCATACAGCTGATGACAAGCTGTTGTTCTTGATGTGGGGCTCAAACCATGCCAACAGTGATCAAATTGTTGAGGAAGATGGTTGATAATTACGTTTTATTGGATAATTAGAAACAATCGGCTTTCTTTATTATGATTGCATATTTCagtattgaatttattttaaagagaTTAAACAGAGGAATGTGAGATCGTTTGCCGACTCCACAGCACTGGTCAGAAGGAAAGTTCATCTAATGAAAGATTGAAATCAATGAGGAAAAATTCTTCTCAGATTTGGTAAATACGAATTGATCCAATCGCTTACCAATATTTCTCTTATAGTTAATCTCATTTCTGTCAATACTGTGAATTTAAGAGCctataactctaaaaatattattgaattaaaatatattaattattttattatattccaCACGTGTTACAAGCAAGTGAAATTTCACATCATTTCTTGAGGAAAAGCCAAGCCAAGCAACTGTTAGTGATCCTATTTTTAAGGCATTTAGCT
This genomic window contains:
- the LOC110606716 gene encoding 24-methylenesterol C-methyltransferase 2 translates to MDSIALFCTGALLAGGIYWFVCILGPAEQKGKRAVDLSGGSISAEKVQDNYKQYWSFFRRPKEIETAEKVPDFVDTFYNLVTDIYEWGWGQSFHFSPSVPGKSHRDATRLHEEMAVDLIDVKPGDRILDVGCGVGGPMRAIAAHSRANVVGITINDYQVNRARLHNKKARLDSLCEVVCGNFLEMPFPENSFYGAYSIEATCHAPKLEEVYAEIFRVLKPGSLYVSYEWVTTDKYNANNPEHVEIIQGIERGDALPGLRSYTDIAETARKVGFEVVKEKDLAKPPAQPWWTRLKMGRIAYWRNHLLITILAALGIAPKGTVDVHEMLFRTADYLTKGGDTGIFTPMHMILCRKPETPSNS